In one Diprion similis isolate iyDipSimi1 chromosome 6, iyDipSimi1.1, whole genome shotgun sequence genomic region, the following are encoded:
- the LOC124406667 gene encoding homer protein homolog 1, with protein sequence MTSEIETMGEQPIFTCKAHVFHIDPKTKRSWVSASTAAVSVSFFYDSTRSLYRIISVEGTKAVINSTITPNMTFTKTSQKFGQWSDVRANTVYGLGFSSEAELGKFIEKFLEVKEATKIAGAKLQSNSSSVTPATSANVSPITSRSVSSLPSSEQDLIDPPNSSMISSNLSASNNPNPNANLISAQNSVPLVSSSPLPGGCQSKMDEELKNAIHARSQSMSQQSTESPQHQGKSLQQIGSSQSNQSTEAQLKYDNDRLKIALAQSSANAKKWEVELIAVNTANARLTSALQESTANVDEWNRQLQLYKEENARLRAKYADLEASKISEGNSEALRLRVEALENELRSRNEEIKSLTMATKKKDYMSLQQENGELREMLNTVHEQLELALSANKVQKQNLDTLNSRLAGYIQDLETVHQEITNTLQT encoded by the exons ATGACATCGGAAATAGAGACAATGGG TGAGCAGCCAATATTTACGTGTAAGGCACACGTCTTCCACATTGACCCAAAGACCAAACGGTCTTGGGTTTCAGCCTCAACTGCTGCCGTTTCGGTCTCATTTTTCTATGACTCAACAAGAAGTTTATACAGGATTATCTCTGTTGAGGGTACTAAG gCTGTCATCAATAGCACCATCACACCAAACATGACATTCACCAAAACGTCACAAAAGTTCGGACAGTGGTCTGATGTCCGAGCCAATACTGTTTATGGTCTAGGCTTTTCATCTGAAGCAGAGTTGGGCAAG ttcattgaaaaattcctTGAAGTAAAAGAGGCCACGAAAATTGCTGGCGCCAAACTCCAGTCCAATAGTTCATCTGTGACACCGGCAACAAGTGCAAACGTTAGTCCAATCACATCTAGGTCTGTGTCCTCTCTGCCGTCTTCGGAACAAGATCTAATAGACCCGCCCAACTCGTCAATGATAAGTTCCAATTTGTCGGCGTCTAACAATCCGAACCCAAATGCGAACTTGATATCTGCACAAAACAGTGTGCCGTTGGTCAGTAGTAGCCCTTTGCCAGGAGGCTGCCAGAGTAAAATGGACGAGGAATTGAAGAACGCAATACACGCTAGGTCGCAGAGTATGTCGCAGCAAAGTACAGAAAGCCCTCAGCACCAAGGAAAATCCTTACAACAGATTGGATCTAGCCAATCTAACCAGTCGACAGAGGCTCAGCTCAAATACGATAACGACAGATTAAAAATCGCTCTTGCTCAGAGTTCGGCAAATGCCAAAAAGTGGGAG GTTGAACTGATAGCCGTAAATACGGCAAATGCTAGACTGACAAGTGCCCTGCAAGAATCAACGGCAAATGTAGACGAATGGAACAGACAGTTGCAATTATATAAGGAAGAAAATGCCAGGCTAAGGGCAAAGTATGCGGATTTAGAGGCCAGCAAAATTTCTGAGGGTAACAGTGAGGCGCTCAGGCTGAGAGTTGAAGCACTGGAAAATGAACTGAGATCGCGAAACGAGGAGATTAAAAGCCTGACCATGGccacaaagaaaaaagactATATG TCACTGCAACAGGAGAACGGAGAGCTACGGGAAATGTTGAACACTGTTCACGAGCAGCTGGAACTTGCCCTGAGTGCCAATAAGGTGCAAAAACAGAACTTGGATACTCTGAACTCGAGATTAGCTGGCTACATACAGGACCTGGAAACGGTACACCAGGAAATAACGAACACGCTTCAAACATAA
- the LOC124406657 gene encoding LOW QUALITY PROTEIN: serine/threonine-protein kinase KIN2-like (The sequence of the model RefSeq protein was modified relative to this genomic sequence to represent the inferred CDS: deleted 1 base in 1 codon), translating to MTLIVSGTAARQLLRVVIANVDTMLNLENVAGPSSASSNMLTNNYEIMDTAEAEDNILRQDSVVDLVSSSTDATVILSTIEENNSAIEDNSLNRDILTGSQTGESSGLSSEIRLSGTIAPSSQDSSNNDNNTEEIREPNSNPESRNDAEKVHQVPELNSSSNKDNSCIYNAMKFKSWIKNEEIAGSNFCKASGSNWRKENPAFHVPVPGTLVDSNSVKRAGPYLLGPPIGTSPVKSIVQCLARKAGSDKFYTIKILTLKDEDEYETQDDRQGKMLLHAEYSLLSLLYSQDGVVHHHGFFKDCALEEKSMPSGTVYTGKIKRRLCLVLDCLTAHDFNPKNDELLNLQHHVIREKKLSERETLLIFSDTVRIVACLHMRNIVHRDLKLGNIVLNRRTRKVTITNFCLGKHLSSEEDLLKDQRGSPAYISPDVLCGKPYLGKPSDMWALGVVLFTMLYGQFPFYDSNPTQLFSKIKAANYHIPNDSRVSEGTVSLIRNLLVLEPKKRLTAMKVLDSLSTIIATFKVPNVMGEDLQVVPDIDDMKDKNSEQALLSPSPSPITKDNKTGNKKKSQDTSNKELGDFSKQVTLQEQMEKMIRQQQSPLVPQRRPYGQIPLHRVDSDARELTPAELSRFKHLIPRDNQRSHGQSPNRREGVLLRLRGNSRSRSVATNQILVHRDQNVSTSGATPQNSVSAFANNPLSTDASQNSARALPNTSSMSEIENRTTSSSNLIDNLASARIHGNSASSRTGSSSNLRRFHHHPSIPQNDGNNTSTSQYTQIRSNPGPRTNQNGSTPSQVRIFAPSHSQHRRLSLTDSQEGSLYSLETQDRQPNASNTLQQGSEIHNSNAQIRRNNYTESLLQVPLSSSQNDAGRRFFPSNRSTPELLRHNRQNRFRDSIADQLASFRVRMQQNRINNITRELDVQNRLANLMSGISDANSSRTLDLPLHRPAISHHRHSPYTTRSGGLTSDRDREAYSGRNSRRGIQERGGITDPSLNVPNLDASWSLSRDDNASSSIPTRGSVSSASIPRAEQNSSLSNNSAMTVSARSAGSSSSSSGSASRNISALPRDSALISNQEESQDSILIHRGIRFQLSPRSQRSLSAFLRSKLDEHARGTRR from the exons ATGACCCTAATCGTCAGCGGTACC GCAGCCAGACAACTCCTACGTGTCGTAATTGCCAACG TAGACACAATGCTCAATTTGGAAAATGTTGCCGGCCCATCAAGTGCCTCGTCAAACATGTTGACAAACAATTACGAGATAATGGACACTGCAGAGGCAGAGGACAACATTTTGCGCCAGGACAGTGTGGTAGACCTTGTGTCGAGCAGCACAGATGCTACAGTAATTTTAAGCACgatagaagaaaataattctgcAATTGAAGATAATTCCTTGAATCGTGATATATTAACTGGAAGTCAAACCGGCGAAAGCAGCGGCTTGTCTTCCGAGATTCGATTAAGTGGAACAATTGCGCCGAGTAGTCAGGATTCCTCGAACAATGACAATAATACGGAAGAAATTAGGGAGCCTAATAGCAACCCTGAATCTAGAAATGATGCTGAAAAGGTTCATCAAGTACCTGAATTGAATTCTAGCAGTAATAAAGATAACAGCTGTATTTATAATgcaatgaaattcaaatcatgGATTAAGAATGAGGAAATAGCTGGCTCCAATTTTTGTAAAGCGTCCGGCTCAAACTGGCGCAAAGAAAATCCTGCGTTCCATGTTCCTGTGCCTGGTACACTTGTGGATTCCAACTCCGTTAAACGAGCTGGTCCCTATTTGCTCGGACCTCCAATTGGCACTTCACCTGTGAAAAGCATCGTCCAATGCCTCGCACGTAAAGCGGGATCTGATAAGTTTTATACGATTAAAATTCTTACTTTGAAAGATGAGGATGAATATGAAACACAAGATGATCGACAAGGAAAGATGTTACTGCATGCTGAATATTCTTTGCTAAGTCTCCTCTACAGCCAAGACGGCGTTGTGCATCACCATGGATTTTTTAAA GATTGCGCCTTAGAAGAAAAGAGCATGCCGTCTGGCACCGTGTATacaggaaaaataaaacgtcgCCTGTGTCTTGTATTGGATTGTCTAACTGCTCACGATTTCAATCCAAAAAATGACGAACTGCTCAATTTACAGCACCATGTGATaagggaaaagaaattatcagAAAGAGAAACATTGCTAATATTTTCTGACACTGTTAGAATAGTTGCTTGTCTTCACATGAGAAACATTGTACACAGGGATCTGAAACTGGGAAATATAGTTCTGAATCGTAGGACAAGGAAA GTAACTATAACGAATTTTTGCCTGGGAAAGCACTTGAGTAGTGAAGAAGATCTCTTGAAAGATCAACGTGGCTCACCTGCTTACATATCACCTGATGTTTTATGTGGTAAGCCATACCTGGGAAAACCATCTGACATGTGGGCACTTGGTGTGGTGCTCTTCACGATGCTCTATGGACAATTCCCATTTTACGACAGTAACCCGACACAATTGTTCAGCAAAATAAAAGCAGCCAACTACCATATCCCGAA TGACAGTAGAGTCTCCGAGGGGACAGTGTCTCTGATAAGAAATCTGCTAGTGCTCGAACCGAAGAAACGCTTGACTGCGATGAAAGTGCTGGATTCCTTGTCTACCATAATAGCCACATTCAAAGTTCCTAATGTAATGGGAGAAGATCTCCAAGTAGTTCCTGACATAGACGATATGAAAGACAAAAACAGTGAGCAAGCACTGCTGAGTCCTTCACCGTCACCAATAACCAAGGATAACAAAactgggaataaaaaaaaaagtcaagatACCAGTAATAAGGAATTGGGTGACTTTTCAAAACAAGTTACCCTTCAG GAGCAAATGGAAAAGATGATACGACAACAGCAAAGTCCCTTAGTTCCACAAAGACGGCCTTATGGCCAGATCCCGCTTCATAGAGTGGACTCAGATGCTCGAGAGTTAACTCCCGCTGAATTGTCTAGGTTTAAGCACCTCATTCCAAGAGATAATCAGAGATCGCACGGACAGAGCCCTAACAGAAGAGAAGGTGTTCTTCTTAGATTAAGAGGCAATTCAAGGAGCAGATCTGTCGCCACAAATCAG ATTTTAGTGCACCGTGATCAGAACGTATCGACGAGTGGTGCGACTCCTCAAAATAGCGTTTCTGCATTTGCTAACAACCCGTTGAGCACCGACGCATCCCAAAACTCAGCCCGTGCATTGCCGAACACGTCAAGTATGTCAGAAATCGAGAATAGGACAACATCTTCGTCAAATTTGATAGATAATTTGGCTTCAGCTAGAATTCACGGTAATTCCGCCTCCAGCCGGACAGGGAGTAGCTCTAATCTCCGCCGTTTTCATCACCACCCTAGTATCCCACAAAACGATGGAAACAATACTTCCACCAGCCAGTATACGCAGATCAGAAGTAATCCTGGGCCGAGGACAAATCAAAACGGCTCAACGCCATCACAGGTCCGAATTTTTGCACCTTCTCACAGTCAGCACAGGCGTTTGTCTCTCACCGATTCCCAGGAGGGTAGTTTATACTCTCTAGAAACTCAGGACAGACAGCCAAACGCATCAAACACATTACAGCAGGGAAGTGAAATTCATAATTCCAACGCTCAAATTAGGCGTAATAATTACACAGAATCCCTGCTGCAAGTTCCGCTCTCATCGTCGCAGAATGACGCAGGCAGACGTTTTTTCCCATCGAACAGATCCACACCAGAGCTCCTCAGACATAACAGACAAAACCGATTCAGAGATTCTATTGCCGATCAGCTGGCATCTTTCCGAGTCAGGATGCAGCAGAACAGGATCAACAATATCACAAGGGAGTTGGATGTACAGAATAGATTGGCCAATCTGATGTCAGGAATCAGTGATGCCAATTCTAGCAGGACGTTGGACCTTCCTTTACACAGGCCAGCGATTTCTCATCACAGACATTCCCCCTACACTACACGATCAGGAGGCCTTACGTCCGACAGAGACAGGGAAGCGTACAGTGGCAGAAATTCGAGGCGTGGAATCCAAGAGAGAGGGGGCATAACTGATCCAAGTCTAAATGTCCCGAATTTAGATGCCAGCTGGTCTTTGAGCAGAGATGATAATGCAAGTTCTAGTATTCCTACAAGAGGCAGTGTATCTAGCGCTTCAATTCCTCGTGCAGAGCAGAATTCAAGCTTGTCTAATAATTCAGCCATGACAGTGTCGGCACGATCTGCAGGATCATCTTCAAGCTCCTCTGGTTCAGCTTCGAGAAACATTTCGGCCCTCCCCAGGGACTCTGCACTGATTAGCAACCAGGAAGAAAGTCAGGATTCTATTTTGATTCACAGGGGTATTAGATTTCAATTGTCACCAAGGTCTCAGAGAAGTTTGAGTGCCTTTCTGCGGAGCAAATTAGATGAACATGCTCGTGGCACTAGGAGATAG